The Liolophura sinensis isolate JHLJ2023 chromosome 6, CUHK_Ljap_v2, whole genome shotgun sequence genomic sequence CTACGTCGCAGTTTCCtgtcaagggagacaactcaagTTAAAATATTCAACGTAACATTAATTCTCGTCATCACAATTTATAGCTAAAGGGACATCAGGTACTGGTTGATAAGTCTTTAAAACCAATACTATGGTAAGTGCGTTAATAATAAATAGAAGATTgtcataaatatattattatgaaTACCAAACTgatacaaaatgttaaaatttacaaataacaCTTGTATTAAAAAGGGAAGCTTTTTCTCTATCATTCTTAGTAATTGTGTTAAGTTTTATAGTCAGAGACGTGTACATcagctgtgggcgactccattttgcctaagaactaatCCTGACGTCTtatgtgttaggaggagaattgacTTCGGAAACCAccaaagtgcagttcatacatttccggcAGAACTGTTCTTCTCAGAAGGTATCgcacagtacagtttgttttccgcttgacgatcgggaaaccgaaaagttggacataggttccgagttcacacaaacaagccggcagttttaacgactctcactggctgagaggcaacacacccccagcataaattacagggtgttaaagatggaggacacgatGGACTCGGCATGTATTGTTTTGCACCATAATACCATACTGTTGCAGTATTTTGCTGAAGTTTGTTTTTCCAAACACTCCATGTGGGATTTACTGAATTACTGCATTGATCAGtaatttgattggttttgtgaaactggaccaTGTTTTGATTGCTGAATATCCTTTAATTGTCAATCAGACAGCCTAAATAGTACTTTTACAGTTTGAGTAAAATTAATAGTTGTCTGTCtgaaatgtatttctttctATAACTAAAATCCACTATTTTGTGACAAAGATTTAGTAGTGTACTGTGCATTTTTAGACAGATTTTACAATATTCTATATTACCTGTCTTTGTGTTTTCCATCTAGGGTCATGCAGTAGCCTTGGAGTACCAGGAAATATTGGGAAGTGAGGTAACACCAAAGCCTAACGATGCTGGTTATGCAGAAGGAAATTTAGCCCAACCCAGAATCCAAAGTTTTCTGCAAAAAAGTGCTGGTGAAGCCTACAGGAAATTGCTTCCAAATGCGTACTTACTTGCAGTTTCTGGACAGCCAATgagaaatttcaaaacaattgtAGATTCCCAGAAAGCCAATGGAGTTCATCTCAAGGAACAGCCTCTGGCTAACATGCCTGAGAATTCATCTCTCTTATTGCAGATTCAGTTAGGGATAAAATCCCTGAGACCTGAACAGCAAGCTCAGCGTCTTCTGTCTTAAGTGATAGTTCACAAGCCAGGAAAACAGGAAGTGAAAAGGAATTGGTCCTTGTGGGGATGGTCAAACATGGCGTACctgtttgttttacaacagcGTTGATAAACATTAATGACCTAGGTGATGCAACAGCTGAAAATCTGAAATCCGCAATAGACAATACCATCACTCATCTCTGCAACAGCAGACGGTATTGCCGTGAACACCGGCATATATAGTGGTCTTCTCACCAGATTCAAAAATGAATGCCCGTGGCTTGTAACTGTTCACTGTATTTCCCATAGATCTGAGCTTGCATTAAAGGACAGTATAATGAAGATCCAGAAAACTGCTGAAGTAAAGTATTTCTTAACAACAATATTTCTACTTGATGAAAAATCCTGGTAGATTTCTTCATCACTTTAAGTTGACTACCCAATCtctttgtgtgcatgtatacaaatttCCGAAATAACATGGAGCCAGACTTGTTAGCCATCTTTGTAATGGTCTCCAGACACTGCTTCACAACTGGATTCCACTCGCAATAGCTATTGAAAAATCGGTTGCAAACAGTTCGCGCCGGGCTTTTCAACTCTTGGAAATACTTAAACGATTAAAGGACTTGAAAATTATCAGGTATGTGTTGTTTGCTGAAGGCTGTATTAAATAAAGTGGCACAATTATCACTTAAATTTAAAAGTGGTTTATGTCTGTTTGAAGTTTTGCCGACAACTGAAAAGACCTAAGCAGAATTTGAAGGCCTGTGGTGTACAAAAAAGCCAATTCAGACTCTGATAGAAGAAGTATCTGGAATCAAAATCACATTCAACACACTTCAGGAAGGAGAGAACAGTCTGTTTGCCAACACCATGAAGTGACCGTGTTCCTTTTCAAAACCTGACCACGAAAAGCAAAACAGAGCAAACAGAGAGTATGTACTCGTCACCTACCTCTCCAGTGGTGGGTGTAGAAGTTGATCGGACACACCTTAATATTCAGATGAAACCTTAGAATGTGTTAAATCAGATGTAATTGAGTCCTTCATAATTTGTATAAATACTAGATTTCAGTCCCTATAGGAtgaaatgttccaaaatatGATCTGGTTAGACCCAGGGAACTAGAGAACTGATTCATCTGAAAACTTGAAATGTGTTCACTATCTCTCATCATATTTTGCTGTTCCTCTTGGAAACTGTAAATTTGATAAAAGTCATCTTAAACATGAGCTTCAAAACAGAAAAGAGCTCTGGAACATCAGATTGTTAGCTGAAGTAATACTTTCCATTGGAATGAGTAATGCAACAGCTGAATCTTGAGGAACAGTTGTGATAGCAGTGATAGTTGGACACCATGTTGAATAGAATTGTGTTTAATTTGGAGTGTTCTATACATTTACAAATCATTCAAGTATATGTAAATGACTGAGTATGGTTTGTGTCACTTTATTTAGGTCGAACATTTAAACAACTCTTGagtatttctgtttttcatgtcATGAATGTGTCCAAAATACTTCATAAAAATGGTCTTAAATCACATTATTTCTTTAGCATGTTGGCTTCTTCCCTTTTACTTTTTAAAGTGGttttgaaggtttttttttcccattcAGAATAATCGGTTGGAAAAGATTACAACTTCAGCCTGGAATGGAcaactatttttgtttttggaatgcTCAGCAGTTTATCTCCCAGcagtctttttgttattgacgAGATTGACCATGGTTGTTTCTCCATGTTCTAAGTCCTGTTAATAAACTGCCAATTCCCTGCTAATGATATCATGACCATGAGATACTGGTTTAATCCTGTCCTTGGACATGTCATTGCTACTCTCTCGCTGTTTGCAGGGggtttggtgacaataagctgtcgaGGGAGGGGTGGAGGCTCAAAGGGATGATTGTACAGTCTGACATTCGTTGAAGGCCACCTATATTCTAACAATATGGTTTGGAAGTCTAACTTGCatgtagcttgccaaaggtgagtggtttacCCAACATGCCCAAGGCAGGCTGAAATTCCCTGAATATGGAATGGCATTAACCAACAACCAATCAATCGTTCAATCCTTTTAGAGAACTAATCCCTGAAATTGGGTAGCGCTCTCCTGGCATATGTACAGGGAACTGTTAATTGCTCCTTGCTTGTCTAGCTCAGAAATGTGAATGAACAATGAACGTAATTAATACCTGTATAAAACATTACCACAGCCCAAATGTGTAAGGTTTTACTGACACATAGTAGCAGAGATAATACAAGTAAAAAAGTAACACAATACCTTGAAAGCAATAGCATAGACCTTATCTCCAGCTCTGTGAGAAATAGCATCGTCATCCTCCACCCCATCCCAGATCCGAGCATCTCCATCCAAACCACATGTTAACAAGTACCttatttgaacaaaaatcaCAAACACATTAATAATAAGAACTTAGCCACttccaaatgtttgaatttatgtagcagtaaataaattttctaaCTAAGGATGGCCTATATTCACTGATGTGTAGGGAGCTTATCCAAGAACATACTGTGTGGCATTCTGTATGCTGAATGGACATTTATGATGTCATTGATGTGACAGTGCCAGTCAACTTGCGAGATTCCAGAAATGTTGATTAGGCACTGCCTGCACTGCACAGTGACCCCATTGAGATGGGCTGAATTTAGTGCCGCAGATGTTCGTATTGcttatggtaaaaaaaaaacagatatgtgATGTTTCTCTTGATAAATCTAGAAGCCGATCCATTGCTAGAATGAGAGTTATCTCACCCAGATTCTACAACCAGCTGACACTGTCGTGATATCCCTTAACGTCATTTGATACCAAAATGATTTGAGAGAACGACCAAGTCGTCTGGCACCCTGGATCAAAGGATGTTAAAATTTGACTCATGGGCTGATGGACAGAGCTGAGAGTGACTTCGACTAGAGCACTGTTTGCCGCAGCCAAAGTATAACACAGCATCGTGGAACAGTCTAGATATAGTTTTTTTGGAGGAATTTTAAGGTTGGGGTTGGTGTCACATGGTAGAGTGACATCAGCTCAATGAAGGACCAGGTTTTAACAATAAACATGTGGGAATGGGCTCACTGACGAACAAAAGGATCGACCTTGTCTTTACAGCTGGCTTCCTTTGAAGAAAGACGGCGGTCAGTTCGCGTCAACAATTTCACTTCACTCTTCAGTTTTAAGGATGGCAAATTCTTAACGTCACTccggaaaaaaagaaaagcacgTTGATTCGTTTCATTTTACCTGCCAGATGTGTCGTAACACAAATCTGTGTGCCCATCACTATGAGCGTATCGTAAAGGTTTCTTGCTTGGTGCCATCTCTTAACCAACAGAGAAAATCGCGTTTACCGCCAAATTTCGGTTCTTGATCTACTTCCTGTCATTAACACCGccaaaataaatgcaaaaaccTTAACTTATTCACGGATGGAATACGATATAAAGTTTTGGTGTGGTAAAACTAATATTACCGCCTTTAATCTCTACATGCCATGGAATGAGAAGTAAaacttaaacaaaaatatttaaaataataatggaTATTCGACAGAAATTAATTCATTTTGGAGACTACCTGGCTGGAAATTACAGATGTCCCCTCAAGCGGATGTGACGTTTCTGATGACAGGAATAGTCAGCGCCACCTCAACGGGAAATAATTTATCGAGGATGGGAAGCTGGTGTTGTGTGAGACTTAAATCATGTGTAATTTCCGCGGACGTGTAGTCTAAATCGTGTCTCAAGATGGCCACCAGTAAGTATGTGTCTCTAAATACACGTTAATAACATTCAGCACATACCAGGAGATTCGTGGAAGATTTTCTTTGTCGGTTATTTTGGTATTGATGGACAgagtacgtacatgtaggtgggtGAGTGCGATAGGCCTATCCCGTACACTCCCACGCATACCGGCGGGAGGCTGACATGAGGCTAACCTGGCTCACTATCGATCCGATTACAGGAATCGTGTTAGGGAGAAATGATTGTGTAACAGTATGAAGGCCGTCATTCCAGGTTTGAAAATATGATGAAGTCACGAAGCCCGGGAACTATGCCATAATAAAACCGTGCCAGCAACATGTAGATAGTAGACACACTTTCACTGTGCGCTCTGTCAAAGTGTCATGTCAACACGTTCTGGCATTATGCTGACGTGATTGACACACCAGGTCGTTGCCTCACAACAAGTTTTGCTTGTGGGCCCTATTGCCATTTAATCGCATGGAATGCAAATAAAAGCTTATGACACCCTATTGCTTCCTTATCTAAATTTTTTGATGTAGACCTAGACAAGTGCCAATCCATAATAAGCTTATCCAACCTACCTGGTCTAGCCCCACCTGCTTCTGAAGCCAGGTGCCAAAGGCTCTACCTGTACCCGACCAtgtgatctttttctttgttgtcgctGGTTATGTAATAGCTTTCAGCCAGGTAAACACTCTCAAACCCATTCCAAATTGGTATCATTCAGAATAATATCTTGTGTAACtagctgcaacaacaacgtcaatcTAATCTGATCTTTTTTAAGATTTAATCTGAATCACTCCTAGGTTATGACATACAGGACCGATCACAGTAAGAAAAATGATTTTCTATACCCCCAGCCATGTTCTCGGAATGTTTCTTCTATACCCCCAGCCATGTTCTCAGCATGTTTCTTCTATACCCCCAGCCATGTTCTCAGAATGTTTCTTCTATACCCCCAACCATGTTCTAGGAATGTTTCTTCTATACCCTCAGCCATGTTCTCAGGATGTTTCTTCTATACCCCTAGTCTTGTTCTCAGGATGTTTCTTCTATACCCCTAGCCTTGTTCTCAGGATGTTTTTTTACATCAGTAAAGGCTGTGTTTTTGTAGTTAGATTTGACATAGAGGCACTTGCAttctgtgaaaaacaaaacattattttttttttttcaatgtttctATATACGGCAGCAAGTTGCCTTAAGGATATTTACAAGAGCCTCATTTTTGGATCCTGGACTTCCCAACTATGGAAGTGCACTGAAAAACAGGAGATTTGACAAAGTTTATCCCAAATTTATGGTTACAGAGTGTGAATCTTAAGGGAAATGAACTGATAATTATGTGGTAAGTGCactattttacatatacagaccattggtttttaattttgactaggtttttgtcacaaatgtacattctACCATAATAACAGTGTGCCCTACTAATACTAATAGCGCTAATAGCAGTTCATTTAAATGTTCAGTACTGGCTATTTTTAAGGCTCAAGGGCTTTCAGAGTCTCCTGTTAAGAAGATCATAAAGCTCTTGAAGCACTCCATCAGAACCATGCTCTGAATGgttctacatgtattcttcGTAAAATCAACATATTGTTTGGTTGACATACCTTGTTAGAAAGAAAAAGGAAGATAAACATCACCTTGTCATCATCATCTTGTTTTTATGGGCCCTAGCGATGCATGTTTCAGAATCAAGTTTCAAGGTGACTGACTCAGATGTTTTGTCTTTTAGTTTGAAGCCAGGTTATCTTGTGGAGGACCAGCATCTATAATGTGATGGTTCACGTTCGTTTTTGACAACTATAGGTTTTGTACTCTGATGATAAACATTGTCATAACGTTAAAATGATGGTTGAATTGAATctggtaaatattttttttttttggtttctctTCTGAATCTTCTTTagggttacctcccttgatgaAAATGTTGCACTCAGTGAACCAGAGGTAGAAAGCACTATGAATATGTTATTATTCATAGAGCCTCTTTAAGTTGTCTCGCCCATGATGTGGCTGAGATATTTGCTGATGTAGCGTTAAGgcatagtcattcattctttcagtaGTCAGCATTTTTATTTAAGCCTGTGCTAAAACGTTTTAGGATCAAGTCTTCGGCTGCgctcttgtttatttataatcagcctttgttatttttttttttatattcttgcttacatgaatgtttttttaACTGTTAGCAGTtagaagaagagcaatagacccatttTGCAGCCCTTGGGCTCTAGTTCATAAATACGAGACTGTTTTCTCAAAATATTGCGCATTGCAGCAGGTGCGTAATAGTAATTTAAGCCCATCAATTGCCTACAGGCATTTAATCATATGTTCCAGCGGAcctaagttttcattttttacccCAAAAAAGTCCTGTTCTGAATTATAAATGcagtgattaaaaaaaaaaaattacaaattttctttCATAATTCGATGAAAAAAATCCAGTATGAAACATGTGAACTAAAATAGTTTTGGTCTGGCTAGTAGTAATTTGAACATTTATTCAGAATGGGTATGGTAGCAGTACTTTACTGGAAACAGAACATTCATgttgttttctagatgtagcCCTGGAAAGGTCATCATTTTCTTACTGGAAGAGCATCTCTCAGGTGAAGAAGCTTACGTCTTCGTAGTTTGAAATGTTACATATTCACGTGTTTATTAACATCTAACACAAGTTTAACTCTCCAATTTGtccaaagaagaaaaaaaaacaaacattttattcaggACCCATTAAATTTTCCGAGGACCCACTCAAAATGGCAACGTATGGTCGAGCGGACTTACTTCACTGAATATCTATCGACATCACTGATGATGGCTGCTGTAGGCATGTCAGTTTTAGAAATAAGGAGGATCAAAATCATGAGAACAATGCTGATAACAAAAAATGcgttgatggttttctctgttcAGGCAGTACTCTTATGATATAAGCCAGTACTCCTATGATATAAGCCAGTACTCCTATGATATAAGCCAGTAACCCTATGATATAAGCCAGTACTCCTATGATATTAGCCAGTACTCCAATGCTAAAAATTGGAGGAGTACTCTACTGcctcaaaaatatgtttatctggAGTACTATAGGACCTttggtatatatttgtttaatattctgTTCTGTCTCTTTTTTCCTTAGGTGTCTGTCAGGACAGTATTTGTGTGGAAGCAGAAGAGAGCAGCTCAGCTCCAGCGGTGAGCACACAAGATGATGAGGCCATGATTCTGCCAGCATCCAGTCGGCTGAGAATGCATCGGTCAGCTGTACGGCCATTCTTCTGCTGTGGGAGTGAGTTGTCTCTGGTCAGTATCACTGATCAGGATGAGCTCCCCTGTCAGGATAAACCCACAGTGAGCAGTAGCTGCCCAGAACCAGATCTACAGACTAATGGATTAAGCGCATGTGCAGAGGTTTTGCTGTCCAGTCACAGCGATGAAGGCAGTTTCCCTGAGGGCAAGTCAAGTAGGGACCGCTCCCTGCGGAAGAAATCTGTTGAAGGCTTCTCTCGAAAAATGGCTCGTAAGTCATGGGCAGTTAAACTGAGAGGGAAACTACCAAAACGCCTGAAGAATGGAGAGGACCACGGGAACTTAGCGGCATCCGGGTCAGGGATGGAAGTTAGCTGCACATGTACAGCGTACAGACAAACTGATGGACAACCAGTACTGTATTGTTACGGGGCAGCATCCTCAGATAATGGACCTCTACCTATACCAACAACATTTGGAGGACTGGACACTGATCAACCCACAAAATCAAAAGGTACCAAAGGTAAAGGGCGGGCAAAGCCAAAGGCACACAATGGTGCAGGTCAAACGGGCGTTTCCGCATCCACCATGTTTAAGGCTTGGATTGGCGTTGATACATCAGATGCTGAATCTGTGGATGACATGAGTCTTGTACAATGCAAAGAACAAGGTGCTGTGGATAAGTCACGCAGAGTAAGTCTGGACTCAAAAAACCTGCTTTATTCCTGCAACGGTGGGACGCTTTTCACCCCTGCTTTTCAGAAACAATGTACAATATCTGGTCCATGGCCCCAGTCTGTGGGAGCTGGGGTAGGGGAGAGCAGCGTTGATGCCTCAGAGGAGGAGAATCAGTATTCTGACGTGGCCAGTCTAGGTCCTCGTGCACCATATGTGTCTGTACACTCACAGGTGGACTATGTTCATTGTTTGGTTCCAGACTTGGCGTGTATCACTAACTGTAGTTTTTACTGGGGTGTTATGGACAGATACGAGGCAGAAAAGCTGCTAGAGAACAAACCTGAGGGTACTTTTCTGCTGAGGGACAGCGCCCAGGATGAATTCCTCTTCTCTGTCAGCTTCCGGCGTTATGGTCGCTCGTTACATGCCCGGGTAGAACAGTTTAACCACAAGTTCAGTTTCGACTCACATGACCCAGGTGTTTTTGCCACAGACACCGTTTGCGGTTTGATCGAACACTACAAGGACCCAAGCTGCTGCCTGTTCTTTGAACCCATGCTTACTCTGCCACTGAACAGGTCCTTTCCCTTCAGCTTACAGCACTTGTGTCGATCTATTATCGTGAGTGCCAACACATATGACGGCATCACTCAGTTACCTTTACCTAATTCCCTACAGGGTTATCTACGGTATTATCATTACAAGCACAAGGTCCGGGTGCGAAGTCTGGAAACTCAGTGTTGTTGGTAACCCACAGTGTTGTCATTGATGGTAGCTTTCTCCAGGGACCAAGTCTGACATCAACATATCTTCATGCTTTCAGATCACACTAGTTCCTGAGAGTGGCAAACTTAAGGACACAAATGTGCACTTATGAGGGTCTAGTACAAAACAAAGTTTCACTCCAGGTCTTTTTAGTAAGCATATAtgcaaattttcacaaaaattcctgCTATAAGCTTTCAAAATTAATGATTGAAATTCTTGTTAGGTACGAGATCTTGATCATTCATTCTCTAAGCAAGCAATTCCAGTGCAAATAGTCATAGAGTGCTATTATTTTTGtgacagttttcattttatcatttaaatttaGTATATCTACTAGAAAAAAAGGTTTTTGTGGagattttacttttaatttaattttaagcatATCTGTGCAAAAGTACAAGGTTCAATATGCCCTTTGGTAGTCAGCATGAGTttggtttatatattttaaattatttttactgtTATATATGTTCTTAATTGTCTGAATTGCTTGCCTACATTCTAAATTATAGCCCACTATTAAATCGACATTCAAATACAGCGCATCATTGTGTAtagtacatgtttttatttatttggctggtgctttacactgtactcaagaatatttcacatctgtGATGAGAACTAGCATTactgtggaaggaaaccgagcagagactGAGGAAACCCGCAACAATGAGCAGATGGATAGCAGACACTTGACCAttatgtgtgtttatgtacTAGGCAAGAAGTAAGCGCCAGTAACCACTTAAATGTGATATCCAGTAACTTTGTGTTCAAATCTTAGATTTGAGGACCTCTTACATCAGGTTGTGACATCTTACTTcatgtttttctgttgtttaataccattatatatacaagacaaaaaCCATTAAAACATGGTTCACAAGAAAAGTctgtagaaagtacatgtacatgtactaagtacACAAAAAGGgtttacaggaaaaaaaatatcaattttgCAAGTAGTGGATGTGAATAAACGCACTCTTTGTcctattttatggcatttatttgagTGTAAGTCTGATGAAGTAGATGGCTTGAAGTGTGGTACCTGTTTCAGGACTTATTGTATTTGGTAGGATCACGCTGATTTGATGTACCATACCTTTAAATATTGACTGAATagtttttttccttcttttccTGTCTATGTATAATGTAAGTATCTTGTAAGGATGTAAGGAttgtgcataaatgtatatcacaaAAGGCTGATTGAAACAAAAAAGTCTGATGTGTGGCACAGGCAGTATACAATTGTGTTATGTCACAAAACAGCTTGTGACTCAGTTTGTATTCAGAACCAAAGATAAAGCATGGGTTATGTCAACTTACCAGTATAGCAGGTCATTACTCCATGTAGACTAATTTCTCCATGTAGCATTTCTCATCTTGTATTGACTCCattttcatatgcatgtatcagTTTACTTTCTGTGGACATAAGGCATACATGGTGAGTGAGAGATTAGCATTGTCATACCGCTACTAGCAGTTGCAAATGGTTTTGTCAAAGTGAAAgcatgttttgtacatgtatttatcatcaTTTGCAAAGCACAGCCCGGCGATAACAGCATTGGAGTGAGTCTGCATGTGTCCACAGACTCACTACCACAGCTGTCTAATTATGGCTCATATTTTCTTGACAGTGTATTTACATGAGTCAGAGATTATTGCAGCTTATGGTCACCTGTTACGTTGTATCTGACAAGTCCTAAAGTCACTGTGCATATTCCCAGCACTGAGTGCAAGGTGCTACTGTGTAGACGTCTACAGAGGTTTTCTTGTGATATTATCCTGGTGTCAAAGTCACACAATTTAGTAGTAAAATTGATTGTCTCTTTCAGACTTGCTTGTTCCATTCGACAAGCTGTGTACCAGGACactgttttgtattatttggAAAGTCATGTTTATTCTGATAACCTGTCAAaactatttgttttttgtttgtctggggTTGTCCCACTACTTGTTTGAATACATAGgtttaactgtaaatgtattctGTAGTTTAATGTCACCTGATTATGTGAGTATGTACGCATTGAATGCGTTCCACATTTAAGTGTACTCAGCCAGAAACAAACTGTAGTTC encodes the following:
- the LOC135466718 gene encoding uncharacterized protein LOC135466718; its protein translation is MATSVCQDSICVEAEESSSAPAVSTQDDEAMILPASSRLRMHRSAVRPFFCCGSELSLVSITDQDELPCQDKPTVSSSCPEPDLQTNGLSACAEVLLSSHSDEGSFPEGKSSRDRSLRKKSVEGFSRKMARKSWAVKLRGKLPKRLKNGEDHGNLAASGSGMEVSCTCTAYRQTDGQPVLYCYGAASSDNGPLPIPTTFGGLDTDQPTKSKGTKGKGRAKPKAHNGAGQTGVSASTMFKAWIGVDTSDAESVDDMSLVQCKEQGAVDKSRRVSLDSKNLLYSCNGGTLFTPAFQKQCTISGPWPQSVGAGVGESSVDASEEENQYSDVASLGPRAPYVSVHSQVDYVHCLVPDLACITNCSFYWGVMDRYEAEKLLENKPEGTFLLRDSAQDEFLFSVSFRRYGRSLHARVEQFNHKFSFDSHDPGVFATDTVCGLIEHYKDPSCCLFFEPMLTLPLNRSFPFSLQHLCRSIIVSANTYDGITQLPLPNSLQGYLRYYHYKHKVRVRSLETQCCW